The following coding sequences are from one Granulicella sp. L56 window:
- a CDS encoding phosphocholine-specific phospholipase C, whose amino-acid sequence MGQSKNRREFLRMAAAATGTALLPQSIRKALALPANRTKGSIQDVGHVVILMQENRSFDHYFGSLRGVRGFNDPRPVKLPNGNPIWYQPPAKIKTKRYHNRGLSAHAKHILPWYLNPKNTTEYQAGTDHGWSSGHLAWNHGKYDQWVNQKQDVLTMGYLKREDVSFHYALADAFTLCDSYFCSAFADTLVNRIYLWTGTCDPRNTHGTKPNGPALEERGKVNGYTWTTYSERLEANNVSWKVYQGGSGVPGTPTDNYTDNSLEFFAQYQVAEGASATSALVQKGASTHTLVDFHDDVQNNRLPQVSWIVAPYKYCEHPEASPTDGAYYINLVLEALTSKPEIWGKTAFLINYDENDGLFDHVVPPMPPNTQAMNAQGRVSDDLADSLKDEFVDMDRYGKEEHPLIPGADARGLQPVGLGPRVPMLIVSPWTKGGWVCSQTFDHTSVLQFLEARFGVQEPNISKWRRAVCGDLTSAFDFSSVSDAKVSLFVVPEPIVSRHQPYRVPMIQKMPLQEPGVRPARPLPYEFSTRCRIEEEKVWIDFENVDRAGVAFYVYNGRAPHQSPRRYALSASKTLSDYWEPLKNEAGYDLSIYGPNGSLFHFKGRFPSVRKAATSKPEATVHYDRQSGDVYLTLVNEGAASCALIVRNSYGNSETRHYELAAGARTEDSWLLASSSGWFDISIEDKEDSAFFRRFAGHVETGRPSTSDPGVYSVSDLSG is encoded by the coding sequence GTGGGTCAAAGCAAGAACAGACGAGAGTTTCTTCGCATGGCAGCAGCAGCAACCGGTACGGCGCTGTTGCCACAGAGCATCCGCAAAGCGCTTGCTCTTCCAGCCAATCGGACGAAGGGCTCTATACAAGACGTTGGACATGTTGTGATCCTGATGCAGGAGAACCGCTCGTTCGATCATTATTTTGGATCGCTACGTGGAGTTCGCGGCTTCAATGATCCTCGGCCTGTTAAATTGCCGAATGGGAACCCGATCTGGTATCAGCCGCCAGCTAAGATTAAGACGAAGCGCTATCATAATCGCGGTTTGTCTGCACATGCAAAACATATTTTGCCATGGTATCTAAACCCGAAGAATACAACCGAATATCAAGCAGGCACAGATCATGGCTGGAGCAGTGGCCATCTTGCCTGGAATCACGGTAAGTACGACCAGTGGGTAAATCAGAAGCAAGACGTGCTGACCATGGGCTATCTGAAGCGCGAAGACGTTAGCTTTCATTATGCTCTTGCCGATGCCTTTACGCTTTGCGATTCTTATTTCTGCTCTGCGTTTGCTGACACACTGGTCAATCGAATCTATCTATGGACGGGAACATGCGATCCGCGTAATACACATGGAACTAAGCCAAACGGGCCAGCACTTGAAGAACGGGGGAAAGTAAATGGCTATACCTGGACAACATACTCTGAGCGCCTTGAAGCAAACAATGTGAGTTGGAAGGTTTATCAAGGAGGTTCTGGTGTTCCCGGAACTCCAACAGATAATTACACGGATAACTCTCTTGAATTTTTTGCTCAGTACCAAGTAGCAGAAGGGGCATCGGCTACAAGTGCATTAGTGCAAAAAGGTGCTTCAACGCATACGCTTGTAGATTTTCACGATGATGTCCAAAATAACCGATTGCCGCAGGTTTCATGGATCGTGGCACCTTATAAGTATTGTGAGCATCCTGAAGCTTCACCTACCGATGGCGCTTACTATATCAATCTCGTTCTGGAAGCACTTACTTCAAAGCCAGAGATATGGGGCAAGACGGCTTTTTTGATTAACTATGACGAGAATGATGGCCTCTTCGATCATGTTGTGCCGCCAATGCCCCCAAATACACAGGCAATGAATGCACAAGGGCGAGTGTCAGACGATCTGGCCGATAGCCTGAAGGACGAGTTCGTTGATATGGACAGGTACGGCAAAGAGGAGCACCCGCTGATTCCGGGCGCCGATGCTAGGGGCTTACAACCGGTTGGACTAGGGCCGAGGGTGCCAATGTTGATTGTGTCTCCCTGGACGAAAGGCGGATGGGTTTGTTCGCAGACCTTCGACCATACTTCAGTATTGCAGTTTCTTGAAGCTCGTTTTGGTGTACAGGAACCGAATATCAGTAAATGGCGCCGAGCAGTTTGTGGGGATCTCACGTCCGCCTTCGACTTTTCTAGCGTGTCGGACGCTAAAGTTTCTTTGTTCGTTGTACCTGAGCCCATCGTTTCTCGTCACCAGCCGTATAGAGTTCCGATGATTCAAAAGATGCCTTTGCAAGAGCCCGGCGTCCGGCCTGCTCGACCATTGCCTTATGAGTTTTCGACACGATGCCGCATTGAGGAAGAAAAGGTGTGGATCGATTTTGAAAATGTAGACCGTGCAGGCGTAGCTTTCTATGTTTATAACGGGCGTGCGCCGCATCAATCCCCGCGGCGTTATGCTCTCTCAGCATCGAAAACACTCTCCGACTACTGGGAGCCGCTCAAGAACGAAGCTGGCTATGATCTATCCATCTATGGGCCGAATGGCTCCCTTTTTCATTTCAAGGGCCGCTTTCCTTCTGTCCGAAAAGCGGCAACGTCGAAGCCTGAAGCAACGGTGCACTACGATAGACAGTCCGGCGATGTCTATCTCACGCTCGTCAATGAAGGAGCAGCGTCATGTGCGCTAATAGTCCGGAACAGCTATGGGAATTCCGAAACAAGACACTATGAGCTAGCGGCCGGTGCAAGGACAGAGGATTCGTGGCTGCTTGCATCCAGTTCAGGATGGTTTGACATTTCAATAGAAGATAAAGAAGACTCCGCGTTCTTTCGTCGCTTCGCCGGGCATGTTGAGACGGGGAGGCCCAGCACAAGCGATCCTGGAGTTTATTCAGTTAGTGATCTTTCAGGATAG